The following proteins are co-located in the Ascochyta rabiei chromosome 8, complete sequence genome:
- a CDS encoding Mitochondrial processing peptidase, protein MLRPRTTRAVTRGLSQAASHLARPATCAPRRALATAAAEEKDPVELDHITTLPNGIRVATEALPGHFSGIGVYVDAGSRYENDALRGVSHIVDRLAFKSTRATGGDQMAEKMESLGGNIQCASSRESLMYQSATFNSAVDATVALLAETIRDPLVTEDEVQQQLETADYEIGEIWSKPELILPELVHMAAFKDNTLGNPLLCPKERLPHITRDVVDAYRREFYKPDRIVVAFVGLDHNEAVKLTEQYFGDMAKARGPSLVALADHAAIASTTTLGQTFTADHPTPTGAAPQQSKLLSKIPFLNSFSTSATDSAALNTAFDLDFPPIDTAVPSHYTGGFLTLPPIPPPLNPMLRRLSHIHLAFEALPISSPDIYALATLQTLLGGGGSFSAGGPGKGMYSRLYTNVLNQHFWVESCVAFNHSYTDSGLFGIAASCAPTHVAQMLEVMCRELKSLGDESGYAALKDAEVQRAKNQLRSSLLMNLESRMVELEDLGRQVQVHGRKVGVKEMCAKIEAVTVADLRRVARHVFGGGVRNPGHGSGAPTVVLQEGEQEGLKRKDLSWDDIQTRIARWKLGRR, encoded by the coding sequence ATGTTACGGCCCCGGACCACACGCGCCGTCACACGAGGACTGTCGCAGGCCGCATCGCACCTCGCCCGACCCGCCACATGCGCCCCTAGACGCGCGCTGGCCACGGCCGCCGCCGAGGAAAAGGACCCCGTCGAGCTCGACCACATCACCACCCTCCCCAACGGCATCCGCGTCGCGACCGAGGCGCTGCCCGGCCACTTCTCGGGCATTGGCGTCTACGTCGATGCCGGCTCGCGCTACGAGAACGACGCGCTGCGGGGCGTGAGCCACATCGTCGACCGCCTCGCCTTCAAGTCCACGCGCGCCACGGGCGGCGACCAGATGGCGGAGAAGATGGAGTCGCTCGGCGGCAACATCCAGTGCGCCTCGTCGCGCGAGTCGCTCATGTACCAGTCCGCCACCTTCAACTCGGCCGTCGACGCCACCGTCGCCCTCCTGGCCGAGACGATCCGCGACCCCCTCGTCACCGAGGACGAGGTCCAGCAGCAGCTCGAGACGGCCGACTACGAGATTGGCGAGATCTGGAGCAAGCCCGAGCTCATCCTGCCCGAGCTGGTCCACATGGCCGCCTTCAAGGACAACACCCTCGGCAACCCCCTGCTGTGCCCCAAGGAGCGCCTGCCCCACATCACCCGCGACGTCGTCGACGCCTACCGCAGGGAGTTCTACAAGCCCGACCGCATCGTCGTCGCCTTTGTCGGCCTCGACCACAACGAGGCCGTCAAGCTGACCGAGCAGTACTTTGGCGACATGGCCAAGGCCCGCGGTCCCTCTCTCGTCGCCCTCGCCGACCACGCCGCGATagccagcaccaccaccctcGGCCAGACCTTCACAGCCGACCACCCCACCCCGACCGGCGCAGCCCCGCAGCAGTCCAAGCTGCTCTCCAAGATCCCCTTCCTCAACAGCTTCTCCACCTCCGCCACCGACTCGGCCGCCCTCAACACCGCCTTCGACCTCGACTTCCCGCCCATCGACACAGCCGTCCCCTCGCACTACACCGGTGGCTTCCTCACCCTCCCCCCGATCCCGCCGCCGCTCAACCCCATGCTCCGCCGCCTCTCGCACATCCACCTCGCCTTCGAGGCCCTGCCCATCTCCTCGCCCGACATCTACGCCCTGGCAACCCTGCAGACACTgctcggcggcggcggctccTTCAGCGCCGGCGGCCCTGGAAAGGGCATGTACTCGCGCCTGTACACAAACGTGCTGAACCAGCACTTCTGGGTCGAGTCGTGCGTCGCCTTCAACCACAGCTACACCGACAGCGGCCTCTTCGGCATCGCCGCCTCCTGCGCCCCGACCCACGTCGCGCAGATGCTCGAGGTCATGTGTCGCGAGCTCAAGTCGCTCGGCGACGAATCCGGCTACGCGGCGCTCAAAGACGCCGAAGTCCAGCGCGCCAAGAACCAGCTCCGCTCCTCGCTCCTCATGAACCTCGAGTCGCGCATGGTCGAGCTCGAAGACCTCGGCAGACAAGTCCAGGTCCACGGCCGCAAGGTCGGCGTCAAGGAAATGTGCGCCAAGATCGAAGCCGTCACCGTCGCCGACCTGCGCCGCGTCGCCCGCCACGTCTTCGGCGGCGGCGTCCGCAACCCCGGCCACGGCTCCGGCGCCCCTACCGTCGTCCTGCAAGAGGGCGAGCAGGAGGGCCTGAAGCGCAAGGACTTGTCCTGGGACGACATCCAGACCCGCATCGCGCGGTGGAAGCTGGGGCGGAGATGA